A genome region from Bombus pyrosoma isolate SC7728 linkage group LG14, ASM1482585v1, whole genome shotgun sequence includes the following:
- the LOC122575199 gene encoding acetylcholine receptor subunit beta-like 1, producing the protein MYFCLRLARFLLISAVFCVGLCSEDEERLVRDLFRGYNKLIRPVQNMTEKVHVNFGLAFVQLINVNEKNQIMKSNVWLRFIWTDYQLQWDEADYGGIGVLRLPPDKVWKPDIVLFNNADGNYEVRYKSNVLIYPNGDVLWVPPAIYQSSCTIDVTYFPFDQQTCIMKFGSWTFNGDQVSLALYNNKNFVDLSDYWKSGTWDIINVPAYLNTYKGDFPTETDITFYIIIRRKTLFYTVNLILPTVLISFLCVLVFYLPAEAGEKVTLGISILLSLVVFLLLVSKILPPTSLVLPLIAKYLLFTFIMNTVSILVTVIIINWNFRGPRTHRMPQLIRKIFLKYLPTILLMRRPKKTRLRWMMEIPNVTLPTSTYSGSPTELPKHLPASLTKSKMEVMELSDLHHPNCKINRKVHHTTSSSSAAGGEGLADRRGSESSDSVLLSPEASKATEAVEFIAEHLRNEDLYIQTREDWKYVAMVIDRLQLYIFFVVTTAGTIGILMDAPHIFEYVDQDRIIEIYRGK; encoded by the exons atgtatttttgtttgCGGCTCGCGCGTTTTCTCCTCATCTCTGCTGTTTTCTGCGTTG GTCTCTGCTCCGAAGATGAGGAAAGGTTGGTGCGAGATCTGTTCAGAGGGTATAACAAACTCATCAGACCCGTGCAGAACATGACGGAGAAGGTGCACGTGAATTTTGGCCTTGCTTTCGTGCAACTGATCAACGTG AACGAGAAAAACCAAATTATGAAATCGAACGTATGGTTGAGATTTATTTGGACGGATTATCAATTACAATGGGACGAAGCAGACTACGGTGGAATTGGAGTTCTCAGGTTACCACCTGACAAAGTATGGAAACCGGATATTGTACTGTTTAATAA CGCCGATGGCAACTACGAGGTGCGCTACAAAAGCAACGTTCTGATCTATCCAAATGGTGACGTTCTCTGGGTTCCACCAGCGATCTACCAGAGTTCCTGCACTATCGATGTAActtattttcctttcgatcAGCAAACATGCATCATGAAATTTGGATCGTGGACTTTCAACGGCGACCAAGTCTCTCTAGCCTTgtacaacaataaaaatttcgtcgacTTGTCCGATTACTGGAAGAGCGGGACTTGGGATATCATCAACGTTCCAGCTTACCTAAACACTTACAAGGGCGATTTTCCAACGGAGACAGACATCACTTTTTATATCATCATCAGACGcaaaactttattttacaCGGTGAACTTGATTCTTCCAACGGTTCTTATCTCTTTTCTTTGCGTGCTGGTATTCTACCTTCCAGCAGAGGCTGGTGAGAAAGTGACGCTAGGGATCAGTATTTTGCTCTCGTTGGtcgtttttctattattaGTCAGCAAGATTCTGCCTCCGACGTCTCTGGTGCTTCCACTGATCGCCAAGTATcttttgtttacttttatcaTGAACACGGTCAGTATTCTCGTCACCGTGATCATCATCAACTGGAACTTCCGTGGACCGCGGACGCACAGAATGCCACAGctaatcagaaaaatattcttaaaatatttgccaACGATATTACTGATGAGGAGACCGAAGAAAACTCGTCTAAGGTGGATGATGGAGATTCCGAACGTGACGTTACCAACTTCTACCTATTCAGGAAGCCCGACAGAGTTGCCGAAACATTTGCCAGCCTCGTTGACCAAATCGAAGATGGAAGTGATGGAATTATCCGATCTTCATCATCCGAACTGTAAGATCAATAGAAAGGTTCATCATACGACTAGCAGTTCTAGTGCCGCTGGTGGTGAGGGTTTGGCAGATAGAAGAGGATCCGAAAGCTCAGACTCTGTGTTGCTCAGTCCGGAAGCCAGCAAGGCAACGGAGGCTGTCGAATTTATCGCTGAACATTTAAGGAACGAAGATTTGTACATACAG ACGCGAGAAGATTGGAAGTACGTGGCGATGGTAATCGATCGACTGCAGctttacattttcttcgttgtgACGACCGCGGGTACCATTGGGATCTTGATGGACGCACCTCACATTTTTGAGTACGTGGACCAGGATCGTATCATAGAGATCTATCGTGGAAAGTAA